The following proteins are co-located in the Longimicrobium terrae genome:
- a CDS encoding response regulator gives MEHATNDPRAGTLGTILVVDDDDGVRRVTRRTLERRGYLVVEAASGPEALDVASEFDGPIDLVIMDIMMPGMTGNQASYHLAEIRPGTPLLCVSGRPDASEVRFGVAARAAFLPKPFTPDQLASAVEKVLQGDTAP, from the coding sequence GTGGAGCACGCGACGAACGATCCCCGGGCGGGGACGCTGGGCACCATCCTTGTGGTGGATGACGACGACGGGGTGCGGCGGGTGACCCGCCGTACCCTGGAGCGGCGCGGCTATCTGGTGGTGGAAGCCGCCAGCGGGCCGGAGGCGCTGGACGTGGCGTCGGAGTTCGACGGGCCCATCGATCTGGTCATCATGGACATCATGATGCCGGGGATGACGGGGAACCAGGCGTCGTACCATCTGGCGGAAATCCGTCCGGGAACGCCGCTTCTATGCGTGTCGGGGCGTCCGGACGCGTCGGAGGTGCGGTTCGGGGTGGCGGCGCGCGCGGCGTTCCTTCCCAAGCCCTTTACGCCGGACCAGCTGGCCAGCGCGGTGGAGAAGGTTCTGCAGGGCGACACGGCGCCGTAG
- a CDS encoding HD-GYP domain-containing protein: MMFTGRILVVSDRPEVVDELAPIIRNAKHLASVVPDGGQAMQVLEEGLVPDVMITDLGCERSFEEIGYMRRFRDLNRAGCHIVVTEPGAPFSGRGMLGDDRFSVMQRPFDAETVRVQIDEAVSRVEREISALRSETWRSMDRLRREVSDARAEMIQALALTIAARDRYMYGHCQRVADMCDKMAIVLKLSDEKRRLLESAAQLHEIGKISVPIELLQKTEPLNPEELQTIRAHASVGAEIVRGVPSLQPLAPLIEHQGTNHEELCAQVPPTAPEHLLIAVLRVVDAWDAMTSERSYRGAMPREYWEPFLRNGAGTRFHPAVVSALFRVLGEDEQIDS; this comes from the coding sequence ATGATGTTCACCGGACGCATCCTCGTCGTCAGCGACCGCCCCGAAGTCGTGGACGAGCTGGCCCCCATCATCCGCAACGCCAAGCACCTGGCGAGCGTGGTGCCGGACGGCGGGCAGGCCATGCAGGTGCTGGAGGAAGGCCTGGTTCCGGACGTGATGATCACCGACCTGGGCTGCGAGCGGTCGTTTGAGGAAATCGGCTACATGCGCCGCTTTCGCGACCTGAACCGCGCCGGCTGCCACATCGTGGTCACCGAGCCGGGCGCGCCGTTCAGCGGCCGCGGCATGCTGGGCGACGACCGCTTTTCGGTGATGCAGAGGCCTTTTGACGCGGAGACGGTGCGGGTGCAGATCGACGAAGCGGTCAGCCGCGTGGAGCGCGAGATCAGCGCGCTGCGGTCTGAGACGTGGCGCTCCATGGACCGGCTGCGGCGCGAAGTGAGTGACGCGCGCGCCGAGATGATCCAGGCGCTGGCGCTCACCATCGCCGCGCGCGACCGGTACATGTACGGCCACTGCCAACGCGTGGCGGACATGTGCGACAAGATGGCCATCGTCCTCAAGCTGTCCGACGAGAAGCGGCGCCTGCTGGAATCGGCCGCGCAGCTGCACGAAATCGGCAAGATCTCGGTGCCCATCGAGCTGCTGCAGAAGACCGAGCCGCTGAACCCCGAGGAGCTGCAGACCATTCGCGCGCACGCCAGCGTCGGCGCCGAGATCGTGCGCGGGGTGCCGTCGCTGCAGCCGCTGGCGCCGCTGATTGAGCACCAGGGCACCAACCACGAGGAGCTGTGCGCGCAGGTGCCGCCCACCGCGCCGGAACACCTGCTGATCGCGGTGCTGCGCGTGGTGGACGCGTGGGACGCCATGACGTCGGAGCGCTCGTACCGCGGCGCCATGCCGCGCGAATACTGGGAGCCGTTCCTGCGCAACGGGGCGGGCACGCGCTTTCACCCGGCGGTCGTCAGCGCGCTCTTCCGCGTGCTGGGCGAAGACGAGCAGATCGACAGCTGA
- a CDS encoding DinB family protein, translating into MEQQPEAWMRGPVPGVEPLLMPAAHALIGAAEDVRRAAEGLSAEMLWARPGGAASVGFHIAHAAGSLDRLLAYARGEALSPEQFAYLAAEQEPGNPPLDAATLLARFDAQVERALAQIRATPVDSLLEPRGIGRRQLPSNVLGLLFHAAEHTQRHTGQAVTTARIVRGLAAD; encoded by the coding sequence ATGGAGCAGCAGCCGGAAGCGTGGATGCGGGGGCCGGTGCCGGGTGTAGAGCCGCTGTTGATGCCGGCGGCGCACGCCCTGATCGGCGCGGCGGAGGACGTGCGGCGTGCTGCGGAGGGGCTGTCGGCGGAGATGCTGTGGGCCAGGCCGGGCGGCGCGGCGTCGGTGGGATTCCACATCGCGCACGCGGCGGGGAGCCTGGACCGCCTGCTGGCGTACGCCCGCGGCGAGGCGCTTTCGCCGGAGCAGTTCGCCTATCTGGCGGCGGAGCAGGAGCCGGGCAACCCGCCGCTGGACGCGGCCACGCTGCTGGCGCGCTTCGATGCGCAGGTGGAGCGCGCGCTGGCCCAGATCCGCGCCACGCCGGTGGACAGCCTGCTGGAGCCACGCGGCATCGGGCGCAGGCAGCTTCCCAGCAACGTGCTCGGCCTGCTGTTTCACGCCGCGGAGCACACGCAGCGCCACACCGGCCAAGCCGTCACCACCGCCCGCATCGTCCGCGGCCTCGCCGCCGATTGA
- a CDS encoding MaoC family dehydratase, with protein sequence MSRTVTETDVVLFAGVTGDMNPAHMDAVAAAAGPFGGRVAHGMLTAGLVSAVLAMRLPGPGTIYLTQSLRFVRPVRIGDTVTARVEVVEVMERRRRVRLATTATNQDGETVLDGEAVVMVPAAG encoded by the coding sequence ATGAGCCGCACGGTGACGGAAACGGACGTGGTGCTGTTCGCCGGGGTGACGGGCGACATGAACCCCGCGCACATGGACGCGGTGGCGGCCGCGGCGGGCCCGTTCGGCGGGCGCGTCGCGCACGGTATGCTGACGGCGGGGCTGGTCTCGGCCGTGCTCGCCATGCGGCTTCCCGGGCCGGGCACCATCTACCTGACGCAGTCGCTCAGGTTCGTGCGGCCGGTGCGCATCGGCGACACGGTGACGGCGCGCGTGGAAGTGGTGGAGGTGATGGAACGCAGGCGGCGCGTGCGGCTGGCCACCACCGCCACCAACCAGGACGGCGAAACGGTGCTGGATGGCGAGGCCGTGGTGATGGTCCCCGCCGCGGGGTAA
- a CDS encoding SMP-30/gluconolactonase/LRE family protein — translation MTSLCRLRPPGAPTLVNDLAGPVLLDDRLRAVLSPDARLLSLYDRAVFCEGPVWWPARNVLVWSDIEGRRVMAWHPDGCVNVLIDATPFINGNAVDHDGTLLHCEHGRRAISWWPGTGPPVIMAAHYEGRRLNSPNDLVVARDGAIWFTDPTFGIRNPAQGCPAEPELPHRSVYRYDRRTETLTRMADLEQPNGLAFSPDGGTLYVSDTADGSGGHTHEIYAFDVGADGTLSRKRIFRVVEPGVPDGFCVDARGWIWSSSGDSVQVFSAAGEPLGRIPTPHTCSNCAFGGVDGRRLFITGEESLWAIDLIG, via the coding sequence ATGACCAGTCTGTGCCGGCTGCGCCCTCCTGGCGCGCCGACCCTCGTGAATGACCTTGCCGGCCCCGTGCTGCTGGACGACCGGCTGCGCGCGGTGCTTTCGCCGGACGCGCGGCTCCTTTCGCTGTACGATCGCGCCGTGTTCTGCGAGGGCCCCGTGTGGTGGCCCGCGCGCAACGTGCTGGTGTGGAGCGACATCGAAGGGCGCCGCGTAATGGCGTGGCACCCCGACGGCTGCGTGAACGTGCTGATCGACGCCACGCCCTTCATCAACGGAAACGCGGTGGACCACGACGGCACGCTGCTGCACTGCGAGCACGGCCGCCGCGCCATCAGCTGGTGGCCGGGTACGGGGCCGCCGGTGATCATGGCCGCGCATTACGAGGGACGCCGCCTGAACTCGCCCAACGACCTGGTGGTGGCGCGCGACGGGGCGATCTGGTTCACCGATCCCACGTTCGGCATCCGCAATCCCGCGCAGGGCTGCCCGGCCGAGCCGGAGCTGCCGCACCGGAGCGTGTACCGCTACGACCGGCGTACCGAGACGCTGACCCGCATGGCCGACCTGGAGCAGCCGAACGGGCTGGCCTTTTCGCCGGACGGCGGCACGCTGTACGTGTCCGACACCGCGGACGGAAGCGGCGGCCACACGCACGAGATCTACGCGTTCGACGTGGGCGCGGACGGCACGCTGAGCCGCAAGCGCATCTTTCGGGTGGTGGAGCCGGGCGTCCCCGACGGCTTCTGCGTGGATGCGCGGGGATGGATCTGGTCCAGCTCCGGCGATTCGGTGCAGGTGTTTTCGGCGGCGGGCGAGCCGCTCGGCAGGATTCCCACGCCGCACACCTGCTCCAACTGCGCGTTCGGCGGGGTGGATGGACGGCGCCTGTTCATCACCGGCGAGGAAAGCCTCTGGGCCATCGACCTGATCGGATGA
- a CDS encoding HmuY family protein — MTRSGLRCWSLFSAATLVLMGACSDNGPTEPAVDPGASMTVDASHATNWALVDLGTPAAVVTAADPATSTAWDLAFKATGLMLNGGTAGPGGMTGYCICQNAGATNDQIRAMTPAGEAADFDAVTAAQIPAAASAWSATVFDTSKWYKYNLTGADHQVWPTHDVYLIRRGNEVYKLQVTGYYGPAGETRRISFRYAKLAG; from the coding sequence GTGACGCGATCCGGCCTGCGCTGCTGGTCTCTTTTCTCCGCCGCCACCCTGGTCCTGATGGGCGCGTGCAGTGACAACGGCCCCACCGAGCCCGCCGTGGATCCCGGCGCCAGCATGACGGTGGATGCCTCGCACGCCACCAACTGGGCGCTCGTGGACCTGGGCACCCCCGCTGCCGTGGTCACCGCCGCCGACCCGGCCACCTCCACCGCGTGGGACCTGGCGTTCAAGGCCACCGGGCTCATGCTCAACGGCGGCACCGCGGGCCCCGGCGGCATGACCGGCTACTGCATCTGCCAGAACGCGGGCGCCACCAACGACCAGATCCGCGCCATGACGCCGGCCGGCGAGGCCGCCGACTTCGACGCCGTGACCGCCGCGCAGATCCCGGCCGCCGCCTCCGCGTGGAGCGCCACCGTGTTCGACACCAGCAAGTGGTACAAGTACAACCTCACCGGCGCCGACCATCAGGTGTGGCCCACCCACGACGTCTATCTCATCCGCCGCGGCAACGAGGTCTACAAGCTCCAGGTGACCGGCTACTACGGCCCCGCGGGCGAAACGCGCCGCATCTCCTTCCGCTACGCCAAGCTGGCCGGATGA
- a CDS encoding PAS domain S-box protein, which yields MQNEHGAGPDGAEARERLLAGAARAFVWEGEVADGVLRVTRAGPGVEAVLGRDAGAWTAEAGLDPHAAPALARARLRAAVEGAGYAIQYTARHADGRLVRLRETGEPAGPGRMRAAVQHAPDDAALQEARRELMDQAPEGIVVMAGGRVSEFNARAADIFGGDLRGLALADLLDADELAARPFSLDELPRGETLLGERTIRRVDGGTAEVEISARVRPDGTIQAIVRDVTRRRAAERDADESRMRLLSLFELDPLPAYVFRVEPGGMVLEAVNQAARLPDGGASMLGETAEAIFADAPQIPAAIRQCAATGEPMRRETEYRFGGTGPRARVVITLGFVPPGRVVARLQDVTEQRALEQSIRSRDLTFQAISDAVYLADREGRIADWNPAAESLFGRSRSEMLGRMVAEVHGAEVMDRVTGPLLEALSTSDRWQGEMPYTRPDGTAGLADATVVALRDDEGALVGMIAAERDVTERRRAEDALRESEARFRAMFQNSAIGICVTSPDMRVMECNPAMAAMLGRDRDGLRGTSFAEFTHPADRAENVQRLNAVKRGEADHYTLEKRYLRPDGSVVWARLTASAVRDAASTLQYLIVMVEDVTEAHDALRAVREGEARFRDIASNVRDIFWIASATGEMLYVSPAVQRILGLPAAEMIADPARIITLIHPEDRRKVGRPIEERLVGETTREYRIVRGDGQMRWIRDRSFPARGADGVLRLVGIAEDITERREAESALRNSEQYLRALIQHSTDIFTVLEEDFTIRDTSPSVAPQMGWDPLRVTGVDALSLLHPDDVEPMRELLRVCAGDPGLPCAAEYRIRNREGKWQVHEAVITSLLEHPAVLGIVVTSRDVTDRRRQEEEALRMAEIVRTTSDAIVSKSLDGTVLSWNPAAERMLGWSEAEMVGASILRVVPPERHEEEVAILARAAQGELVNHYETDRICKDGRVLRVSLTVSPFPDAEGRITGISTVARDITGQRRLEEQLRAAQKMEAVGRLAGGVAHDFNNLLTAIRGNAALLLADLPEGDILREDVAEIDRAAVRAAELTRQLLAFSRRQVLQPRVLDPNAAVRDMQRMLTRLIEADVDLVVALAPRVPSVRADPGQMEQVIVNLVVNARDATPQGGQITVATGEQIVDMSKHHVPPYVAPGRYVRLSVSDTGSGIDPQVMEHLFEPFFTTKPAGKGTGLGLSTVYGIIKQSEGYVWAESDPGEGSRFVVLLPSVDEPAPQESAVISSAPREMTGSRGTVLIVEDEDAVRTLARRALERAGMRVLEARSAAAALEVAAREPVLDLLLTDVVMPGGSGSLVARQLGDRYPGLRVLFMSGYPGEAIEELGLGRDADLIPKPFSPSELAERVAEVLGRAVGEARV from the coding sequence ATGCAGAATGAGCACGGGGCGGGACCGGACGGCGCGGAGGCGCGCGAGCGCCTGCTGGCCGGCGCGGCGCGGGCGTTCGTCTGGGAGGGTGAGGTGGCGGACGGCGTGCTGCGCGTCACGCGCGCGGGCCCCGGCGTGGAAGCCGTGCTGGGGCGCGACGCCGGGGCGTGGACCGCGGAGGCGGGGCTGGATCCGCACGCCGCGCCCGCCCTGGCCCGGGCGCGCCTGCGTGCCGCCGTGGAAGGCGCCGGGTACGCCATTCAGTACACCGCCCGCCACGCGGACGGCCGCCTGGTGCGCCTGCGCGAAACGGGCGAGCCCGCCGGCCCCGGCCGCATGCGCGCCGCCGTCCAGCACGCGCCCGACGACGCGGCGCTGCAGGAGGCCCGCCGCGAACTGATGGACCAGGCACCCGAGGGCATCGTGGTCATGGCCGGCGGCCGGGTGAGCGAGTTCAACGCCCGGGCCGCGGACATCTTTGGCGGCGACCTGCGCGGCCTTGCCCTGGCCGACCTGCTGGACGCGGACGAACTGGCCGCGCGCCCGTTTTCGCTGGACGAGCTTCCGCGGGGCGAAACGCTGCTGGGCGAACGCACCATCCGCAGGGTGGACGGCGGCACGGCGGAGGTGGAGATCAGCGCCCGCGTGCGCCCCGACGGGACGATCCAGGCCATTGTCCGCGACGTGACCCGCCGCCGCGCCGCCGAGCGCGACGCGGACGAATCCCGCATGCGGCTGCTGTCGCTGTTTGAGCTGGATCCGCTTCCCGCCTACGTCTTTCGCGTGGAGCCGGGCGGGATGGTGCTGGAGGCCGTCAACCAGGCGGCCCGCCTTCCCGACGGCGGCGCCTCCATGCTGGGCGAAACGGCCGAAGCCATCTTCGCCGACGCCCCGCAGATCCCGGCCGCCATCCGCCAGTGCGCCGCCACCGGCGAACCCATGCGGCGGGAAACGGAATACCGCTTCGGCGGCACCGGCCCGCGCGCCCGCGTCGTCATCACCCTGGGCTTCGTGCCGCCCGGGCGCGTGGTGGCACGCCTGCAGGACGTGACGGAGCAGCGCGCGCTGGAGCAGTCCATCCGCAGCCGCGACCTCACCTTTCAGGCCATCAGCGACGCCGTCTATCTGGCCGACCGCGAGGGGCGCATCGCCGACTGGAACCCCGCCGCCGAAAGCCTGTTCGGCCGCTCGCGCAGCGAAATGCTGGGGCGCATGGTGGCCGAGGTGCACGGCGCCGAGGTGATGGACCGCGTGACCGGGCCGTTGCTGGAGGCGCTGAGCACGTCGGACCGGTGGCAGGGCGAAATGCCGTACACCCGGCCGGATGGCACGGCGGGGCTGGCCGATGCCACGGTGGTGGCGCTGCGCGACGACGAGGGCGCGCTGGTGGGGATGATCGCCGCCGAGCGCGACGTCACCGAGCGCCGCCGCGCGGAGGATGCCCTGCGGGAAAGCGAGGCCCGCTTCCGCGCCATGTTCCAGAACAGCGCCATCGGCATCTGCGTCACCTCGCCCGACATGCGGGTGATGGAGTGCAACCCCGCCATGGCCGCCATGCTGGGGCGCGACCGCGACGGGCTGCGCGGCACCAGCTTCGCCGAGTTCACGCACCCCGCCGACCGCGCCGAGAACGTGCAGCGGCTGAACGCCGTCAAACGGGGCGAGGCGGACCACTACACGCTGGAAAAACGCTACCTGCGGCCGGACGGGTCCGTGGTGTGGGCCCGGCTCACCGCCTCCGCCGTGCGTGACGCGGCGAGCACGCTGCAATATCTGATCGTAATGGTGGAAGACGTGACGGAGGCACACGACGCACTGCGGGCCGTGCGCGAAGGGGAGGCCCGCTTCCGCGACATCGCCAGCAACGTCCGCGACATCTTCTGGATCGCCTCGGCCACGGGCGAAATGCTGTACGTGAGCCCCGCCGTGCAGCGCATCCTGGGACTGCCCGCGGCCGAGATGATCGCCGACCCCGCGCGCATCATCACCCTGATCCACCCCGAAGACCGGCGCAAGGTGGGCCGGCCCATCGAAGAACGGCTGGTGGGCGAAACCACGCGCGAGTACCGCATCGTCCGCGGGGACGGGCAGATGCGGTGGATCCGCGACCGCTCGTTTCCCGCCCGCGGCGCGGACGGGGTGCTGCGGCTGGTGGGGATCGCGGAGGACATCACCGAGCGCCGCGAGGCCGAGTCGGCGCTGCGCAACAGCGAGCAGTACCTGCGCGCGCTCATCCAGCACTCCACCGACATCTTCACCGTCCTGGAAGAAGACTTCACCATCCGCGACACCAGCCCCTCGGTGGCGCCGCAGATGGGGTGGGACCCGCTGCGGGTCACGGGGGTGGACGCGCTCAGCCTGCTGCACCCGGACGACGTGGAGCCCATGCGCGAGCTGCTGCGCGTGTGCGCGGGCGACCCCGGGCTGCCCTGCGCGGCGGAGTACCGCATCCGCAACCGCGAAGGCAAGTGGCAGGTGCACGAGGCCGTCATCACCAGCCTGCTGGAACATCCCGCGGTGCTGGGCATCGTCGTCACCTCGCGCGACGTCACCGACCGGCGGCGGCAGGAGGAGGAAGCGCTGCGGATGGCGGAAATCGTTCGTACCACGAGCGACGCCATCGTTTCCAAGTCGCTGGACGGCACGGTGCTGAGCTGGAACCCCGCGGCTGAACGGATGCTGGGATGGTCCGAGGCGGAGATGGTGGGCGCCAGCATTCTGCGCGTGGTGCCCCCGGAACGGCACGAGGAAGAGGTGGCCATCCTCGCCCGCGCCGCGCAGGGCGAGCTGGTGAACCACTATGAGACGGACCGCATCTGCAAGGACGGCCGGGTGCTGCGCGTGTCGCTTACGGTATCGCCATTTCCCGACGCGGAAGGACGGATTACCGGCATCTCCACGGTGGCGCGCGACATCACCGGGCAGCGGCGGCTGGAGGAGCAGCTTCGCGCGGCGCAGAAGATGGAGGCGGTGGGGCGGCTGGCCGGCGGGGTGGCGCACGACTTCAACAACCTGCTCACGGCCATCCGCGGCAACGCGGCGCTGCTGCTGGCGGACCTGCCGGAAGGCGACATCCTGCGCGAGGACGTGGCCGAGATCGACCGGGCCGCGGTGCGCGCGGCGGAACTGACGCGGCAGCTGCTGGCCTTTTCGCGCCGGCAGGTGCTGCAGCCGCGGGTGCTGGACCCCAACGCCGCCGTGCGCGACATGCAGCGCATGCTCACCCGCCTCATCGAGGCGGACGTGGATCTGGTAGTGGCGCTGGCGCCGCGCGTGCCCAGCGTGCGCGCGGACCCGGGGCAGATGGAGCAGGTGATCGTGAACCTGGTGGTGAACGCGCGCGACGCCACGCCGCAGGGCGGGCAGATCACCGTGGCCACGGGCGAGCAGATCGTGGACATGTCCAAGCACCACGTGCCGCCGTACGTGGCGCCGGGACGGTACGTGCGGCTGTCGGTGAGCGACACGGGATCGGGGATCGACCCGCAGGTGATGGAGCACCTGTTTGAACCGTTCTTCACCACCAAGCCGGCGGGCAAGGGAACGGGGCTGGGGCTTTCCACCGTGTACGGCATCATCAAACAGAGCGAGGGCTACGTCTGGGCGGAGAGCGATCCCGGCGAGGGAAGCCGGTTCGTTGTGCTGCTGCCCAGCGTGGACGAGCCCGCCCCGCAGGAAAGCGCCGTGATCTCGTCCGCGCCGCGGGAAATGACGGGCTCGCGCGGCACGGTGCTGATCGTGGAGGACGAGGACGCGGTGCGCACGCTGGCCCGCCGGGCGCTGGAGCGGGCCGGAATGCGGGTGCTGGAGGCGCGCTCCGCCGCGGCGGCGCTGGAGGTGGCCGCCCGCGAGCCGGTGCTGGACCTGCTGCTGACGGACGTGGTGATGCCGGGCGGGAGCGGGTCGCTGGTGGCGCGGCAGCTGGGGGACCGCTACCCGGGGCTGCGGGTGCTGTTCATGTCCGGGTACCCGGGCGAGGCAATCGAGGAACTGGGGCTGGGCCGCGACGCGGACCTCATCCCCAAGCCGTTTTCGCCGTCGGAACTGGCGGAGCGCGTGGCGGAGGTGCTGGGGCGGGCCGTGGGCGAGGCGCGGGTCTGA